One window from the genome of Nicotiana tomentosiformis chromosome 5, ASM39032v3, whole genome shotgun sequence encodes:
- the LOC138892808 gene encoding uncharacterized protein produces MCVESERDNEEEDDEVVIVKHNNKKKEKKRRKVGSSELANLGVDDSVMLNEFCLRETRNSACNNDCKDSNFRGNNIKKRKENSVLKNHLSSKSSGLIRTKKWVCLSTPLG; encoded by the exons ATGTGTGTCGAGAGTGAGAGGGACAATGAGGAAGAAGATGATGAAGTAGTGATTGTGAAgcataataataagaagaaggagaagaagaggaggaaggtGGGTAGTTCGGAGCTGGCAAATTTGGGAGTGGATGATAGTGTTATGTTGAATGAGTTTTGTTTGAGAGAAACTCGAAATAGTGCTTGTAATAATGACTGTAAAGATTCTAACTTTAGGGGTAACAACATTAAGAAGCGAAAAGAAAATTCTGTTTTAAAGAATCACTTGAGTAGCAAAAGCTCAGGGTTAATTCGCACCAAGAAATGGGTTTG cctctctactcctttggggtag
- the LOC104111652 gene encoding elongator complex protein 6, with protein MDNLRPNLLEEALVEDGIGSVKIQKRGRVVVVEDCVETSAAFVLHHFLKRSLQPDSSDVVVFIAFAHPFSHYERILRKMGCNLAVQRKNQRFLFLDMLILECPDRNGGEAKEDGLLTLYGEIEKAVEIYSSLEGSRTITIMIDDVSLMEVAANGSSNHMLDFLHYCYTLKAKYGCSLVTLNHEDIYSSANTLPLILQLEYLADVIIKAEPLATGLASDVHGQLTVLNKGSTCDLGSSNSKVRNFHFRVKENNVDYFYPGTQT; from the exons ATGGATAATTTGCGTCCGAACCTGCTGGAGGAAGCGCTAGTGGAGGATGGCATCGGCAGTGTAAAGATCCAAAAGCGGGGGCGAGTGGTGGTGGTGGAGGATTGTGTTGAGACCAGCGCCGCTTTCGTGCTCCACCATTTCCTTAAGCGCTCTCTCCAACCTGACTCTTCCGATGTCGTCGTCTTCATCGCCTTTGCCCACCCTTTCTCTCACTACGAACGCATTCTCCGCAAAATG GGTTGCAACTTAGCTGTGCAGAGGAAGAATCAGAGGTTCTTATTTCTTGACATGCTTATACTGGAGTGTCCAG ACAGAAATGGAGGGGAAGCAAAAGAAGATGGATTGCTTACATTGTACGGGGAAATTGAGAAAGCAGTGGAAATATATTCGTCGCTTGAAGGCAGTAGAACCATTACAATTATGATTGATGATGTCTCCCTTATGGAAGTGGCGGCTAATGGTTCATCAAATCACATGTTGGATTTTCTGCACTACTGCTACACTTTGAAAGCAAAATAT GGCTGTTCCCTTGTTACTCTTAATCACGAGGATATCTATTCCAGTGCAAATACACTGCCATTGATCTTGCAACTGGAGTACCTCGCGGATGTGATAATCAAGGCAGAACCTTTGGCAACTGGTTTAGCAAGTGACGTGCATGGGCAG CTGACCGTTTTAAATAAGGGGAGTACTTGTGACTTGGGAAGCTCAAATTCTAAGGTTCGCAATTTTCACTTTAGGGTCAAGGAAAATAACGTAGACTACTTCTACCCGGGAACTCAGACTTGA
- the LOC104107830 gene encoding uncharacterized protein isoform X4, with the protein MLLELQEYIDDTEYYINIQLDNHRNQLIQCCWHAFFPHWSTYMCCLMTQSSCTNCSKYSHFSLTAATINGGHSLLPTCLCTMF; encoded by the exons ATGTTGCTTGAA TTGCAGGAATATATTGATGACACAGAGTACTATATCAATATTCAG CTGGACAATCATCGAAATCAGCTCATCCAG TGCTGCTGGCATGCTTTTTTCCCTCACTGGAGCACATATATGTGCTGCCTGATGACTCAGAGTTCTTGTACAAATTGTTCTAAGTACTCTCACTTCTCGTTGACTGCTGCTACTATAAACGGTGGACATTCTTTGTTACCAACTTGCTTGTGTACAATGTTTTAG
- the LOC117279530 gene encoding uncharacterized protein, translated as MEVYLDDMLVKSTQTGDHFQYLSDTFEILRKYNMKLNPEKCAFGVALGKFLGFLVSNRGIEVNPAQIKAIEEIPDILTSKKEVQRLTWRIAALGRFISKSSEKSFKFFSVLKKQNQFEWTDECQQALKDLKSYLSNPPLLAKPKDGERLLIYFVVLEVAIPREENAEADALENLASIADVTNEENAIVIHLFHSALDQVKSEYGIFPKDKKKSQLLRQKVAWYCLIRGNLYRKMFGGPLSRCLDPSQMEYVMREEIVCDNGPQFIGTKIIEFFQSWKIKRITSAPYHPVANRQAESTNKVIINNLKKILEESKGKWPEVLLGVLWAYRTTTKTSTGKTLFSLVYDAQAFILVEIGESSTRDTHDTKEANKEESRVNLNLLEERREPALIRMASQKQMIERYYNRKVNLRYFKIGDFILKKVFRSTKAANTGKLSPNWDGPYRVRGIAGKRAYKLETIDGKVLPSN; from the exons atggaagtctACTTAGACGATATGTTAGTCAAGTCAACACAAACGGGAGATCATTTTCAGTACTTGTCAGACACTTTTGAGATTCTCCGCAAGTATAATATGAAGCTAAATCCTGAAAAATGTGCTTTTGGTGTGGCTTTAGGTAAGTTTTTGGGTTTTCTTGTTTCTAATAGGGGTATTGAAGTGAATCCTGCgcagatcaaagctatcgaggaaatACCAGATATACTCACGAGCAAGAAAGAAGTGCAGAGATTAACATGGAGGATAGCAGCCCTGGGGAGATTTATATCAAAGTCGTCAGAAAaaagttttaaattcttttcagtattgaaaaAGCAGAATCAATTTGAATGGACTGATGAGTGCCAACAAGCTCTCAAGGACCTAAAGTCGTATCTATCAAATCCGCCTTTGCTAGCCAAACCAAAAGACGGTGAAAGGCTGCTAATTTACTTCGTTGTGTTAGAAGTGGCG ATACCTAGGGAAgagaatgcagaagcagatgcgtTGGAAAATCTCGCATCCATCGCGGATGTAACAAATGAAGAAAATGCTATTGTGATACATTTGTTTCATTCGGCACTCGACCAGGTCAAGAGTGAG TATGGTATCTTTCCTAAGGACAAGAAGAAGTCACAATTACTTCGGCAAAAAGTTGCTTGGTACTGCTTAATTCGTGGGAATTTGTATCGAAAGATGTTTGGTGGACCTTTATCACGGTGCCTTGATCCATCACAAATGGAGTATGTGATGAGAGAA GaaatcgtatgtgataatggCCCACAGTTCATAGGCACGAAAATCATAGAATTCTTTCAAAGTTGGAAGATTAAACGGATTACATCCGCACCTTACCACCCCGTGGCCAACAGACAAGCTGAATCAACAAATAAAGTTATTATCAATAACTTGAAGAAGATATTAGAAGAATCAAAGGGCAAATGGCCAGAAGTATTACTTGGGgtattatgggcttatcgaacaacaacaaaaactAGTACGGGTAAGACTCTATTTTCACTTGTATACGATGCACAAGCTTTCATTCTGGTGGAAATAGGTGAATCAAGTACGAGGGACACGCATGATACCAAAGAGGCAAATAAGGAGGAGTCGCGGGTAAATTTGAATTTATTAGAAGAAAGGAGAGAACCAGCATTAATTCGAATGGCATCTCAAAAACAGATGATTGAACGATATTACAACAGGAAAGTTAATTTGAGGtacttcaagattggggacttcATCCTCAAAAAGGTTTTCCGGTCAACCAAAGCGGCCAATACaggaaagttgagcccaaatTGGGATGGCCCATATAGGGTTCGAGGCATCGCTGGAAAAAGAGCATACAAGTTAGAAACCATAGATGGCAAGGTGCTACCATCGAACTAG
- the LOC104107830 gene encoding magnesium transporter MRS2-7 isoform X2, with the protein MLLEVSIIRTFGNNHDIHVLKNCILLQAYFVQIESTMNKLITLQEYIDDTEYYINIQLDNHRNQLIQCCWHAFFPHWSTYMCCLMTQSSCTNCSKYSHFSLTAATINGGHSLLPTCLCTMF; encoded by the exons ATGTTGCTTGAAGTTAGTATTATCAGAACTTTTGGAAATAATCACGACATACATGTGCTGAAAAACTGCATACTTCTGCAGGCTTACTTTGTGCAAATTGAAAGCACGATGAACAAGTTGATAACA TTGCAGGAATATATTGATGACACAGAGTACTATATCAATATTCAG CTGGACAATCATCGAAATCAGCTCATCCAG TGCTGCTGGCATGCTTTTTTCCCTCACTGGAGCACATATATGTGCTGCCTGATGACTCAGAGTTCTTGTACAAATTGTTCTAAGTACTCTCACTTCTCGTTGACTGCTGCTACTATAAACGGTGGACATTCTTTGTTACCAACTTGCTTGTGTACAATGTTTTAG
- the LOC104107830 gene encoding uncharacterized protein isoform X3, translating to MLLEAYFVQIESTMNKLITLQEYIDDTEYYINIQLDNHRNQLIQCCWHAFFPHWSTYMCCLMTQSSCTNCSKYSHFSLTAATINGGHSLLPTCLCTMF from the exons ATGTTGCTTGAA GCTTACTTTGTGCAAATTGAAAGCACGATGAACAAGTTGATAACA TTGCAGGAATATATTGATGACACAGAGTACTATATCAATATTCAG CTGGACAATCATCGAAATCAGCTCATCCAG TGCTGCTGGCATGCTTTTTTCCCTCACTGGAGCACATATATGTGCTGCCTGATGACTCAGAGTTCTTGTACAAATTGTTCTAAGTACTCTCACTTCTCGTTGACTGCTGCTACTATAAACGGTGGACATTCTTTGTTACCAACTTGCTTGTGTACAATGTTTTAG
- the LOC108942774 gene encoding uncharacterized protein, with the protein MQSNNKDLLHLEAEALPLESKLLFCNRDAGIQSQNLKPDKKPDISSVPKSQVLSKIKDFLGVLSEDNKNLELAAKNNPQKYDIEALTGQESEYIEMDIVLGVAELHTQEAVSAAESAIAGYQPVINLATSDNDSESEDRSDEDEISDRSSDESSDDEDGASAVGQEKDSSKKAVKRKRQSENRANIVELS; encoded by the coding sequence ATGCAGTCAAACAACAAAGATCTGCTTCATTTGGAGGCTGAAGCCTTGCCCTTGGAATCAAAACTTCTCTTTTGCAATAGAGATGCCGGAATTCAATCCCAAAATTTGAAACCTGATAAGAAGCCCGACATCTCTTCTGTGCCCAAAAGCCAAGTTCTATCAAAGATCAAGGATTTCTTGGGAGTCCTTTCTGAAGATAATAAAAACCTGGAGCTTGCTGCTAAGAACAATCCTCAGAAATATGATATTGAAGCTCTTACCGGGCAAGAATCTGAATACATAGAGATGGACATAGTGTTGGGTGTCGCGGAGCTTCACACACAGGAAGCTGTGTCAGCTGCTGAATCCGCAATAGCAGGTTACCAACCCGTAATCAATCTGGCTACCAGTGATAATGATTCAGAATCTGAAGACAGAAGTGATGAGGATGAAATTTCTGATAGAAGCAGCGACGAAAGTTctgatgatgaagatggagcttcTGCTGTGGGACAAGAAAAGGATTCTTCTAAGAAAGCAGTGAAGAGGAAGCGACAGTCAGAAAATCGAGCTAATATAGTTGAGCTATCTTAG
- the LOC104107830 gene encoding uncharacterized protein isoform X1: MKQVLSPMQVKYVDGDEEHLLLSNERVKFSVSEMSRLKLRCCLNCRNILMTQSTISIFSWTIIEISSSSISTWCYLTYLRRAIQNQRRRFVQEFALSKSDFSHSSKVAASLLLGRMILWMILALGSV; this comes from the exons ATGAAACAAGTTTTGAGTCCAATGCAGGTGAAATATGTAGATGGGGATGAAGAGCATTTGCTTTTATCAAATGAAAGGGTCAAGTTTTCTGTTTCGGAGATGAGTCGTTTGAAGTTGAGATGTTGCTTGAA TTGCAGGAATATATTGATGACACAGAGTACTATATCAATATTCAG CTGGACAATCATCGAAATCAGCTCATCCAG TATTAGCACATGGTGCTACTTGACTTACTTAAGAAGGGCCATTCAGAACCAGAGAAGAAGATTCGTACAGGAGTTCGCGCTTTCCAAATCCGATTTCAGCCACAGTTCAAAAGTTGCTGCTTCTTTGTTGTTAGGGAGGATGATTCTGTGGATGATTTTAGCTTTAGGAAGTGTTTAG